From a region of the Falco peregrinus isolate bFalPer1 chromosome 5, bFalPer1.pri, whole genome shotgun sequence genome:
- the LOC114012095 gene encoding coiled-coil domain-containing protein 81-like, whose protein sequence is MEVCCTVALSVELSSLFRTLLLLSTMEVVAIWDAVSAYILGQLKLGKGVLVTGLGTFATVQERFQGEEEVYVVRRPIFKLDIAEISLRELAFPTEVIPDDVKIEPLNYRWLSQATSFPQHVVQSCVQETILLYSFQLRNRQHLAFAFKDIGVLSFTDDVLCMRFYRDCVTGLESKASWIALLNTRLWMPSAAASGGETSTRGMQAAPAHAFPRFRFTVVSRAVAKALSAWAKKAAAKSRLRQGAEAHRGKLLQRRTKLSLPALPSQGPGTRQKDMGKKTSESVLPPCPGSSPRMKEAGKAGRQEPASPAKPTSTLPSSDDCQRVLQEVWQLSAEWEQVRPKWQVHLEQAKAEWAAWEAWSAGKDRQPPQALGTGGTWTPHPPAQPRREAVKERWRKAPTRLPAEQKTAATPLQRLQPDHLSPRAVQVLRRLEPYLERKEIFKYVAENRRRLQEQQKQLPCTRCWYRSRGEGAGSSGCSSGC, encoded by the exons ATGGAGGTCTGCTGCACAGTGGCACTCAGCGTGGAGCTCAGCAGCTTATTCCGAACGCTCCTGCTTCTCTCCACCATGG agGTTGTGGCTATCTGGGATGCTGTGTCTGCATACATCCTGGGACAGCTGAAGCTGGGCAAG ggggtcctggTCACAGGACTCGGGACCTTTGCTACGGTGCAAGAGCGATTCCAAGGTGAAGAAGAGGTGTACGTGGTTCGAAGACCCATCTTCAAGCTGGACATTGCTGAGATATCTCTGCGGGAGCTAGCGTTCCCCACAGAGGTTATACCTG aCGATGTCAAGATCGAGCCGCTGAACTACAGATGGCTATCGCAAGCCACTTCCTTCCCACAGCatgtggtgcagagctgtgtgcaagaGACCATACTCTTGTACTCTTTCCAGCTGAGGAACAGGCAGCACCTTGCCTTCGCCTTCAAGGACATTGGCGTTCTGTCCTTCACCGATGATGTCCTGTGCATGCGGTTCTATCGCGACTGCgtcacagggctggagagcaAGGCCAGCTGGATTGCGCTGCTCAACACT AGGCTGTGGATGCCCAGTGCAGCTGCCTCCGGTGGAGAGACCAGCACTCGGgggatgcaggctgctcctgcccacgccTTCCCCAG GTTTCGCTTTACGgtggtcagcagagcagtggccaaGGCTTTGTCCGCCTGGgccaagaaggctgcagcaaagtccaggCTCAGACAAG GGGCAGAGGCGCATCgtggcaagctgctgcagagacggACGAAGCTTTCCCTTCCTGCACTGCCAAGTCAGGGGCCAGgcacaagacagaaagacatgggcaagaagacttctgagag TGTGCTCCCCCCgtgtccaggcagctcccccaggatgaaggaggcaggcaaggcaggcaggcaggagcccgCTTCTCCAGCCAAGCCCACCTCTACACTCCCATCCTCAGACGACTGCCAGAGAGTGCTGCAG gaggTCTGGCAACTGTCTGCAGAGTGGGAGCAAGTGAGGCCCAAGTGGCAAGTGCATCTtgagcaagcaaaggcagagtgggCGGCGTGGGAAGCCTGGTCTGCGGGGAAGGACCGACAGCCGCCCCAG GCACTCGGCACTGGAGGCACATGGactccccaccctccagcccagcccaggagagaggcagtcaaggagaggtggagaaaggctcCAACCCGTCTCCCAGCagaacagaagacagcagcaaccCCGCTGCAGAGACTCCAGCCCGA CCACCTTTCCCCACGAGCGGTCCAGGTCCTCAGAAGGCTGGAGCCATACCTTGAGCGCAAGGAAATATTCAAGTACGTCGCTGAGAACAGGAGGCGGCTtcaagagcagcagaagcagctccccTG CACCAGATGCTGGTACCgcagcagaggggaaggtgCCGGGAGCAGCGGCTGTAGCAGTGGCTGTTAG